A window of Auraticoccus monumenti contains these coding sequences:
- a CDS encoding WXG100-like domain-containing protein: protein MAMMLPGWLEEALQFAGYSWPSTNEDTLRAWASEWSSLSTRALAHADEVDHAVAFVSSTNEGEGVESFTAYMRGDSNLAALRDFGIATGMLGQACSAGARIVVTVKLAVIGQLATLAVAIAGAVASGGLASAAVLIAREVARRLVDAAIGLAVAEILDV from the coding sequence ATGGCGATGATGCTGCCGGGGTGGCTGGAGGAAGCGCTGCAGTTCGCCGGCTACTCCTGGCCCTCCACCAACGAGGACACCCTGCGGGCCTGGGCGTCGGAGTGGTCGTCGCTGTCGACGCGCGCGCTGGCCCACGCCGACGAGGTCGACCACGCCGTCGCCTTCGTGTCGTCCACCAACGAGGGCGAGGGCGTGGAGTCCTTCACCGCCTACATGCGCGGCGACAGCAACCTCGCAGCGCTGCGCGACTTCGGGATCGCGACCGGCATGCTCGGGCAGGCCTGCAGCGCCGGCGCGAGAATCGTGGTGACGGTCAAGCTGGCGGTCATCGGACAGCTCGCCACCCTCGCCGTCGCGATCGCCGGGGCGGTGGCGTCCGGCGGGCTCGCGTCGGCCGCTGTGTTGATCGCACGCGAGGTGGCTCGGCGGCTGGTCGACGCGGCGATCGGGCTGGCGGTCGCCGAGATCCTGGATGTGTAG
- a CDS encoding TspO/MBR family protein has translation MLSDSTSSDLTRRIVTTAAEIFCLVGTAVGTGLLGTEIEDTSQGALSDQATLVAPAGPAFSIWSVIYLGLFAFTIWQWLPRNAADSRLRRLGYLPAASMVLNAVWILVAQTGVVWLTAVIIVALLAVLALIGLRLVGTGSGRTAETLVVDGTFGLYLGWVSVATVANITAALVSLGVEPPESVATVLGVVVVLVAGAVAAALAWRLGGRFAIALAMAWGLAWVAIGRLTDDPLSTPVAVAAIVAAVVALGAAVVVRLRGRSRQTVPSGR, from the coding sequence ATGCTGAGTGATTCCACGTCGAGCGACCTCACCCGTCGGATCGTGACCACCGCCGCCGAGATCTTCTGCCTGGTCGGGACGGCCGTGGGAACGGGCCTGCTGGGCACCGAGATCGAGGACACCAGCCAGGGGGCGCTGTCGGACCAGGCCACGCTGGTGGCGCCGGCGGGGCCCGCCTTCTCGATCTGGTCGGTCATCTACCTGGGGCTCTTCGCCTTCACGATCTGGCAGTGGCTGCCGCGCAACGCCGCCGACTCGCGCCTGCGCCGGCTGGGCTACCTGCCCGCGGCGTCGATGGTGCTGAACGCGGTGTGGATCCTCGTCGCCCAGACGGGTGTGGTGTGGCTGACCGCCGTGATCATCGTGGCGCTGCTCGCGGTCCTCGCGCTGATCGGGCTGCGGCTGGTCGGCACCGGCTCGGGCCGGACCGCCGAGACGCTGGTGGTCGACGGCACCTTCGGCCTGTACCTCGGCTGGGTGTCCGTGGCGACCGTCGCCAACATCACCGCCGCCCTGGTCAGCCTGGGGGTCGAGCCGCCGGAGTCGGTGGCCACCGTGCTCGGGGTCGTCGTGGTGCTGGTGGCCGGGGCCGTGGCGGCCGCGCTCGCCTGGCGGCTGGGTGGCCGGTTCGCGATCGCGCTGGCCATGGCCTGGGGACTGGCCTGGGTGGCCATCGGCCGGCTGACCGACGACCCGCTGTCGACGCCGGTGGCGGTCGCGGCCATCGTCGCCGCGGTCGTGGCGCTGGGTGCGGCTGTCGTGGTGCGGCTGCGTGGGCGGAGCCGGCAGACGGTCCCTTCCGGCCGCTGA
- a CDS encoding Fpg/Nei family DNA glycosylase, which translates to MPEGHTLRRLADQLNATFSGQEVQTSSPQGRFAESAALLDGAQFVAAESAGKHLLVDFEGDQLLHVHLGLYGKFLIKRGASTPPVGQVRLRVESETAFADLRGPTACELWTPAEEAALLARLGPDPLREDADPTRAWERIRRSKAPIGALLMDQSVLAGVGNVYRAEILFRHNLHPLRPGQALRRAQFVAMWDDLVALMADGVRIGRIETVRAEHLDLVRARDRRSYVYRRQGEPCRLCGTEIRTDVLVGRNLFWCPRCQPAYRGRT; encoded by the coding sequence ATGCCCGAGGGACACACACTGCGTCGGCTGGCCGACCAGCTGAACGCCACCTTCTCCGGGCAGGAGGTGCAGACGTCGAGTCCGCAGGGCCGGTTCGCCGAGTCGGCGGCCCTGCTGGACGGGGCTCAGTTCGTGGCCGCCGAGTCGGCCGGGAAGCACCTCTTGGTGGACTTCGAGGGCGACCAGCTGCTGCACGTCCACCTCGGGCTGTACGGGAAGTTCCTGATCAAGCGGGGAGCGTCCACGCCTCCGGTCGGGCAGGTCCGGCTGCGGGTGGAGAGCGAGACCGCCTTCGCCGACCTGCGCGGGCCGACCGCCTGCGAGCTGTGGACACCTGCGGAGGAGGCAGCGCTGCTGGCCCGCCTCGGACCGGACCCGCTGCGCGAAGACGCCGACCCCACCCGGGCGTGGGAGCGGATCCGCCGCAGCAAGGCGCCGATCGGGGCGCTCCTGATGGACCAGTCGGTGCTGGCCGGGGTCGGGAACGTCTACCGTGCGGAGATCCTGTTCCGGCACAACCTCCACCCACTCCGACCGGGTCAGGCGCTGCGTCGCGCTCAGTTCGTCGCGATGTGGGACGACCTCGTCGCGCTGATGGCCGACGGCGTGAGGATCGGGCGGATCGAGACCGTCCGCGCCGAGCACCTGGACCTGGTCCGGGCCCGCGACCGGCGTTCCTACGTGTACCGCCGGCAGGGCGAGCCGTGCCGGCTCTGCGGAACGGAGATCCGGACCGACGTGCTGGTCGGGCGCAACCTGTTCTGGTGCCCGCGGTGCCAGCCCGCCTACCGCGGCCGGACCTAA
- a CDS encoding colicin D domain-containing protein, which produces MQKKFKHAGDFGIPGNYNKAKGEQYDRVLHDHVNAPTTTPIDGTYHREPVIHHLDTSTGLNVVTKPDGRFVTAWKFNSDQLRNVTTHGGL; this is translated from the coding sequence GTGCAGAAGAAGTTCAAGCATGCTGGTGACTTCGGCATCCCGGGGAACTACAACAAGGCCAAGGGTGAGCAGTACGACCGTGTCCTGCACGATCACGTCAACGCCCCGACAACGACGCCGATCGACGGCACCTACCATCGTGAGCCTGTGATCCACCATCTCGATACGAGCACCGGGTTGAACGTGGTGACCAAGCCTGACGGACGGTTCGTCACCGCGTGGAAGTTCAACTCCGACCAGCTCCGGAACGTCACCACTCATGGAGGCCTGTAA